The following coding sequences are from one Streptomyces dengpaensis window:
- a CDS encoding LPXTG cell wall anchor domain-containing protein, which translates to MSAARRSLLTATAAGSLLGALWFVPSANATQDEPIPSVSASTTASTVTTTAVRESTEATAESGEAQDHTQLADTGSVDTTPYVFGGTLFLGLGAGFIFYSVRRERTMAY; encoded by the coding sequence GTGTCCGCCGCACGTCGATCGTTGTTGACCGCCACCGCAGCCGGGTCCCTCCTGGGGGCCCTGTGGTTCGTCCCGTCCGCCAACGCGACCCAGGACGAACCCATCCCGAGCGTCTCGGCGTCCACCACCGCGTCGACCGTCACCACCACTGCGGTGCGGGAGTCGACGGAGGCGACCGCGGAGTCGGGTGAGGCCCAGGACCACACCCAACTCGCCGACACCGGAAGCGTCGACACGACGCCGTACGTCTTCGGCGGCACCCTCTTCCTCGGCCTGGGAGCCGGATTCATCTTCTATTCGGTGCGCCGCGAGCGCACGATGGCCTACTGA
- a CDS encoding ABC transporter permease, translating to MFFTYLRRELRRRRKAALVVASGLALGIALVIVVSSVSSGMEKAQGKVLQSLYGLGTDMTVTKAAEPASSSGGGKRFNFDARPDDSDDEQSSDRVMVQGFQTLSAKTVAEVDAQQGVADSVGGLSLQVIKVSGQFKQGQFKQDQNGKQNSQGGPGGAQPSPQGRVEGGGAEFDVDNYSVYGTDVTKPALGPLTSSKITSGRTFKTTETNAKVVVADTSYAKEKKLKVGSTVTIKGVKYKVIGISTPDSGDAAANLYIPLKQAQTISDSKDKVTTIYVKASDSQQIDSVKSTIQKNIPDTTVTTSADLADTVSGSLSTASDLASSVGKWLSIAVLVAAFLVAGLLTSSAVSRRVREFGTLKALGWKSGRVTRQVVGEAIVHGLVGGALGIALGLTGAYVVTEISPNLQAELGGSGGGPGGGGPGGGPGVSVIGGPARETASKALDVALTAPVSIDTIVVAVALAVTGGLIAGAFGGWRASRLRPADALRRVE from the coding sequence ATGTTCTTCACCTACCTGAGGCGCGAGTTGCGCCGCCGCAGAAAGGCGGCCCTCGTCGTCGCCTCCGGACTCGCCCTGGGCATCGCCCTGGTCATCGTCGTCAGTTCCGTGTCCTCGGGCATGGAGAAGGCGCAGGGCAAGGTCCTCCAGTCGCTGTACGGGCTGGGGACGGACATGACGGTCACGAAGGCCGCCGAGCCCGCGTCGAGCAGCGGCGGCGGCAAGCGCTTCAACTTCGACGCCCGCCCCGACGACTCCGACGACGAGCAGAGCAGCGACCGCGTCATGGTCCAGGGCTTCCAGACGCTGTCCGCGAAGACGGTCGCCGAGGTCGACGCCCAGCAGGGCGTCGCGGACTCCGTCGGCGGGCTGAGCCTCCAAGTCATCAAGGTCAGCGGGCAGTTCAAGCAGGGCCAGTTCAAGCAGGACCAGAACGGCAAGCAGAACAGCCAGGGCGGTCCCGGCGGGGCGCAGCCCTCCCCGCAGGGCCGTGTCGAGGGCGGCGGCGCCGAGTTCGACGTGGACAACTATTCGGTCTACGGCACCGACGTCACCAAGCCGGCCCTCGGCCCGCTGACCTCCTCGAAGATCACCAGCGGTCGTACGTTCAAGACGACGGAGACCAACGCCAAGGTCGTCGTCGCGGACACGTCGTACGCCAAGGAGAAGAAGCTCAAGGTCGGCAGCACGGTCACCATCAAGGGCGTCAAGTACAAGGTCATCGGCATATCGACGCCGGACAGCGGTGACGCGGCGGCCAACCTGTACATCCCGCTCAAGCAGGCGCAGACGATCAGCGACTCCAAGGACAAGGTCACCACGATCTACGTCAAGGCGTCCGACTCGCAGCAGATCGACAGCGTCAAGAGCACCATCCAGAAGAACATCCCGGATACGACGGTCACCACCTCCGCCGACCTCGCCGACACCGTCTCCGGCTCCCTGTCCACCGCTTCCGACCTCGCCTCCAGCGTCGGCAAGTGGCTGTCGATCGCGGTGCTCGTGGCCGCGTTCCTGGTGGCGGGTCTGCTCACCTCCTCGGCCGTCTCCCGCCGCGTACGCGAGTTCGGCACCCTCAAGGCGCTCGGCTGGAAGTCGGGCCGCGTGACCCGCCAGGTCGTCGGTGAGGCCATCGTCCACGGTCTGGTCGGCGGTGCCCTCGGTATCGCGCTCGGCCTCACGGGCGCGTACGTCGTCACCGAGATCAGCCCGAACCTCCAGGCGGAGCTGGGCGGTTCGGGCGGCGGCCCGGGCGGTGGCGGCCCGGGCGGCGGCCCCGGCGTCAGCGTCATCGGCGGTCCGGCGCGGGAGACCGCGTCCAAGGCCCTCGACGTCGCGCTCACCGCGCCCGTCAGCATCGACACGATCGTCGTCGCGGTCGCCCTCGCCGTCACCGGCGGTCTGATCGCCGGGGCCTTCGGCGGCTGGCGCGCCTCCCGGCTGCGGCCCGCGGACGCCCTGCGCCGCGTCGAATAG
- a CDS encoding DUF2625 family protein — translation MRELSELTEVEESSWPVLSEALGTSMVSMDVVPVDPALGRATLLQMQITTRSWLGGMVLNCGGVVLDSGWVRIYGSPGDADSPTGVPGGATGLPSLAEVNGFPERLDPAWRPFNGLVVGHDVLGGVYAMNGPDPEAAGRPGRPGEITYFAPDSLRWESLEVSHSTWLAWFLSEGTERFYDTLRWPGWRGESGALTGTQGLSVVPYLWTAEARRDVSATRRRAVPLAEVLRLHRDTAIKLDSVDPGFFGTV, via the coding sequence ATGCGAGAGCTGAGCGAGTTGACCGAGGTCGAGGAGTCTTCCTGGCCGGTCCTGTCCGAGGCACTCGGCACCAGCATGGTGTCCATGGACGTGGTGCCGGTCGACCCGGCGCTGGGCCGCGCCACCCTGCTCCAAATGCAGATCACCACGCGCTCCTGGCTGGGCGGGATGGTGCTCAACTGCGGTGGGGTGGTGCTGGACAGCGGGTGGGTGCGGATCTACGGCAGCCCGGGTGACGCCGATTCGCCGACGGGGGTGCCCGGCGGTGCGACGGGGCTGCCCAGTCTCGCCGAGGTCAACGGATTTCCCGAGCGGCTCGATCCGGCCTGGCGCCCCTTCAACGGTCTCGTCGTCGGCCACGACGTCCTGGGCGGGGTCTACGCCATGAACGGGCCCGACCCCGAGGCGGCGGGCCGTCCCGGGCGCCCCGGCGAGATCACGTACTTCGCGCCGGACTCGCTGCGCTGGGAGAGCCTCGAAGTGAGCCACAGTACCTGGCTCGCGTGGTTCCTCTCCGAGGGCACGGAGCGGTTCTACGACACCCTGCGCTGGCCCGGCTGGCGCGGGGAGTCCGGCGCGCTGACCGGGACGCAGGGGCTGTCCGTCGTGCCGTACCTCTGGACCGCGGAGGCCCGCCGCGACGTTTCGGCCACCAGACGGCGGGCGGTCCCGCTGGCGGAAGTCCTCCGGCTCCACCGGGACACCGCGATCAAGCTCGACTCGGTGGATCCGGGGTTCTTCGGCACCGTGTGA
- a CDS encoding L,D-transpeptidase, translating to MTDSKRRKGLMAASALLGGVLVLSGCSGGEAKAEGSDGGDSSSQAKVDEAAAEKSSEAQIKITPKDGSDNASINNGTAVTVSKGTLTSVTMQTASGTAVAGQISADKKSWKPAGQLERATTYKVAVEATDSAGRTAHENSSFTTVSPANSFIGNFTPEDGSTVGVGMPVSINFNKAITNKAAVQKGITVTSSSGQEVVGHWFNANRLDFRPEDYWQGGSTVTLKLSLDGVEGASGVYGVQQKTVTFKIGRNQVSVVDAKSKTMKVTQDGKTVKTIPISAGSPTNTTYEGQMVISEKFEETRMDGATVGFTDDDGKGEYDIKDVPHAMRLSTSGTFIHGNYWGAKSIFGAVNTSHGCVGLSDTKGAGDPNTPGAWFYNNSLIGDVVVVKNTGDKTIAPDNGLNGWNLDWAAWKAGSAV from the coding sequence ATGACGGACAGTAAGCGGCGCAAGGGCCTGATGGCCGCGTCCGCACTGCTCGGCGGGGTGCTGGTGCTCTCTGGGTGCAGCGGGGGCGAGGCCAAGGCTGAGGGCTCGGACGGCGGCGACAGCTCGTCACAGGCCAAGGTCGACGAGGCGGCTGCCGAGAAGTCCTCCGAGGCCCAGATCAAGATCACGCCGAAGGACGGCTCCGACAACGCCTCCATCAACAACGGCACGGCGGTCACCGTGAGCAAGGGCACGCTCACGTCCGTCACCATGCAGACCGCCTCCGGCACCGCCGTCGCCGGTCAGATATCCGCCGACAAGAAGAGCTGGAAGCCCGCCGGCCAGCTCGAGCGCGCCACCACATACAAGGTCGCCGTCGAGGCCACCGACTCGGCGGGCCGCACCGCCCATGAGAACTCCTCGTTCACCACGGTCTCCCCGGCCAACAGCTTCATCGGCAACTTCACGCCCGAGGACGGCTCGACCGTCGGCGTGGGCATGCCGGTCTCGATCAACTTCAACAAGGCGATCACCAACAAGGCCGCCGTGCAGAAGGGGATCACCGTCACCTCCAGCAGCGGCCAGGAGGTCGTCGGCCACTGGTTCAACGCCAACCGCCTGGACTTCCGCCCGGAGGACTACTGGCAGGGCGGCTCCACCGTCACCCTCAAGCTCTCGCTCGACGGCGTCGAGGGCGCCAGCGGTGTCTACGGCGTGCAGCAGAAGACGGTCACCTTCAAGATCGGCCGTAACCAGGTCTCCGTTGTCGACGCCAAGTCCAAGACGATGAAGGTCACCCAGGACGGCAAGACCGTCAAGACCATCCCGATCTCCGCCGGTTCGCCCACGAACACGACGTACGAGGGTCAGATGGTGATCTCCGAGAAGTTCGAGGAGACCCGGATGGACGGCGCGACGGTCGGCTTCACGGACGACGACGGCAAGGGCGAGTACGACATCAAGGACGTACCGCACGCCATGCGTCTGTCGACCTCCGGCACCTTCATCCACGGCAACTACTGGGGCGCCAAGTCCATCTTCGGCGCCGTGAACACCAGCCACGGCTGCGTCGGCCTGTCCGACACGAAGGGCGCGGGCGACCCGAACACGCCCGGGGCCTGGTTCTACAACAACTCGCTGATCGGTGACGTCGTGGTCGTCAAGAACACCGGCGACAAGACCATCGCCCCGGACAACGGCCTCAACGGCTGGAACCTCGACTGGGCGGCGTGGAAGGCCGGTTCGGCCGTCTGA
- a CDS encoding DEAD/DEAH box helicase: MTRSERPVRKRPANARGSAQANSSARGAGRGGGRNAGRGAARKVVPPQEFSLPETLTPALPAVDSFDALDMPAALTKTLASQGVTEPFPIQGATLPNSLAGRDVLGRGRTGSGKTLAFGLALLARTAGRRAEAKKPLALVLVPTRELAQQVNDALTPYATAVNLRVATAVGGMSISRQSGALRRGAEVLVATPGRLKDLIERGDCALDRVAITVLDEADQMADMGFMPQVTALLQQVEPDGQRLLFSATLDKNIDRLVRMFLTDPVVHSVDPSAGAVTTMEHHVLHVADETDKKAVAMRIAARDGRVILFVDTKRGADRFTKRLLANGVRASALHGGRSQPQRNRTLDQFKNGQVTALVATNVAARGIHIDDLDLVVNVDPPTDHKDYLHRGGRTARAGESGSVVTLVLPEQKREMTRLMVDAGITPRTARIKSGDEELTRLTGAREPSGVPVVIEVPQPAAQPQQRPKSRPRTGGGARRPAGTGASAAGGTESQGRQPRRGGTGDSTAAGRSGGRGRAPQRRTERGGQGGSGRRAA, from the coding sequence ATGACTCGATCCGAACGTCCCGTCCGTAAGCGGCCGGCCAATGCACGGGGCAGCGCCCAGGCGAATTCGTCCGCACGAGGCGCGGGCCGCGGCGGCGGCCGTAATGCCGGCCGGGGCGCGGCCCGCAAGGTCGTGCCGCCGCAGGAGTTCTCGCTGCCCGAGACCCTCACGCCCGCGCTGCCCGCCGTCGACTCCTTCGACGCGCTGGACATGCCGGCCGCGCTGACCAAGACCCTCGCGTCCCAGGGCGTCACCGAGCCCTTCCCGATCCAGGGCGCGACCCTGCCCAACTCCCTTGCCGGGCGCGACGTTCTCGGCCGGGGCCGCACCGGCTCGGGCAAGACGCTCGCCTTCGGACTCGCCCTCCTCGCGCGTACGGCCGGTCGCCGTGCCGAGGCGAAGAAGCCGCTCGCGCTGGTCCTCGTCCCCACGCGCGAACTCGCGCAGCAGGTCAACGACGCGCTGACGCCGTACGCGACCGCCGTGAACCTGCGCGTGGCCACGGCCGTCGGCGGTATGTCGATCAGCCGGCAGTCCGGGGCGCTGCGCCGCGGCGCCGAGGTCCTCGTGGCCACCCCGGGACGGCTCAAGGACCTCATCGAGCGGGGCGACTGCGCGCTCGACCGGGTCGCGATCACCGTGCTCGACGAGGCCGACCAGATGGCCGACATGGGCTTCATGCCGCAGGTCACGGCGCTGCTCCAGCAGGTCGAGCCGGACGGTCAGCGGCTGTTGTTCTCGGCGACGCTCGACAAGAACATCGACCGGCTCGTACGGATGTTCCTCACGGACCCCGTCGTGCACTCCGTCGACCCGTCGGCCGGCGCGGTGACCACCATGGAGCACCACGTGCTGCACGTCGCCGACGAGACGGACAAGAAGGCCGTGGCGATGCGGATCGCGGCGCGCGACGGCCGGGTCATCCTCTTCGTCGACACCAAGCGCGGCGCGGACCGCTTCACCAAGCGGCTGCTCGCCAACGGCGTACGGGCGTCCGCGCTGCACGGCGGGCGCAGCCAGCCGCAGCGCAACCGCACCCTCGACCAGTTCAAGAACGGCCAGGTCACCGCGCTCGTCGCCACCAACGTGGCGGCCCGCGGCATCCACATCGACGACCTTGACCTCGTGGTCAACGTCGATCCGCCGACCGACCACAAGGACTACCTCCACCGCGGCGGACGCACCGCCCGCGCCGGGGAGTCCGGCAGCGTCGTCACGCTCGTACTGCCCGAGCAGAAGCGCGAGATGACCCGCCTGATGGTGGACGCCGGCATCACCCCGCGCACCGCCCGCATCAAGTCCGGCGATGAGGAACTGACCCGCCTCACCGGGGCCCGCGAGCCCTCCGGCGTCCCCGTCGTGATCGAGGTCCCGCAGCCGGCCGCCCAGCCACAGCAGCGTCCCAAGTCGCGCCCCAGGACCGGGGGCGGCGCCAGGAGGCCGGCGGGTACGGGCGCGAGCGCGGCCGGGGGTACGGAGTCCCAGGGCCGTCAGCCGCGCCGTGGCGGCACGGGCGACAGCACGGCCGCCGGCCGCTCGGGCGGCCGCGGCCGCGCGCCGCAGCGCCGCACGGAACGAGGCGGCCAGGGCGGCAGCGGACGCAGGGCCGCTTAA